Sequence from the Panicum virgatum strain AP13 chromosome 5N, P.virgatum_v5, whole genome shotgun sequence genome:
CAAAAGCCGTATGTATAGACACAACCATCGGGACGAATCCCCTGATTTTCcccctgtttttttttcagagaCAAAACGAGCCCTATAACTTTGGTAAATCATCTGTCGTTACAGTTATGTCAATCTGCTGACTGCTGGTGTCAGGTGTTCATGCATGTGTGTTTGTGTATCTACCCGTCAGGCTCAGCTCAGCTAAGACTGCATCAGCCTGCCGTGCTGTTCCCCCGACAGAAGAAGAGCTCCGTCCTCCTCGCAGCATCACTTTCTCCGCTTCGATCTCCTCCATATCACGCCAAGCGGGAGCGTGAACATCGGGAACGGGATCTTTGGTGGTGGTACGCTGCAAGATTGTTCCAGGAACAAGGTTATTGACCGAGTCCACCGCAATCAGACAGCCAGAAAATCTGAACTGAACTGCTCTAGTAGTACTATATGTATCTTTAATTCTTTATTATCATCCTACTCTCTTTCTGTTTGAATTCGATGGATGAACAATTTTCCAGCACAAAAGGCTGTGGCATTTGCAGTATTATACTAGCGTAACGATGCTGAAGAGGTTCGGATCGTCGGGAGGCAGCCGGGCTGAATGACTGAACTGAATTGTTCACATGATAAGAAAGGTAGCACGGGATGCAGGTTTTCTGAAGAATGCTGCTCGAGTCAACGCATTCGAGTTTTCAGAGCGGGCTAACTCCATTTGCGTTTTGGAAGCGCCTAAGCACAACTGATTATAAAATTCAAACCTCGCACGATGTCCAACTTTCCTAATCTCGAACAGAGGACAGAGCCCAGGAATCCAAGGATGTAGAGCCGCTGAACTAACCcattgagtttttttttgtcgCCCTCGGTTTTCTATTCTGAACGACCTGAGGCTAAACCAACAAACTACTGTACTCGGAACGACCCCATTTGCAATGTTCAGAGTTTCAGAGTTGAGAGAGATACTGCAAGCTTATGGTCTCGATCTGGGTGAGGTCGGCGTTCAAGAAGCCGTCCCGCGCCGTGGCGTGCTGCCGGACGGCGAGGACCCTGCACCCCAGGCTCCTCACTCTCGTGTACGGGCTCGGCGCCCTGCGCCGGAAGAAGCGAAATGTTCAGTAGAAGTAAAGcagttgcagacttgcagttccatgttcagagttcagaaattcagcaTGCAGGTGTGAAATGAAATCAAATTCGCAGAACGAACTGCTGCTTCGATCGAATTCGGCGATCGCGTGCTCACCTATAGAGGAAGCTCTTGTCGTGGAGGCCGACGACGAGCGTGGTGGCGCCGAGCTGGTTGACCGtggccaccaccgtctccccgagCTCCCCCTCCGTCACCACGATCTCCACCTTGGCCTGCAATCGCAGCGTCGACTCGACCGTcagccatcgccgccgagaCAGCGACCGGGATTGACGCCGCAACAGCAGCGTCCCGCCGGTGGATTGATTGCGTTCGGTGCGGAGCCCCGACCGACCGGCCAACCAACTCAACACAACCCACCCAGctgggccgccggccgccacgcaCCTCGGCGATGCCGTTGCAGAGGTCCTTGAAGGCGAGCGCGAGCTGGAAGCCGCCAAGCCGGAGCCTGCGGCGCTTCCGGCGCGAGCGCGCGGGCGGGCAGACGTGGAGCAGCGTGATGGAGTCGCCGCCGCGGATGAAGTTGCCGACGGCCCACTgcagcgcggcgcgggcggcggccgcgtcctCCACGACCACCACCACGCGCTGGCTCTCCATGCacgcggcgccgcccctccccctcttcaAGACTCTTGATCGAAGCCGGCCGCCAAGAACTccctagctgctgctgctgctgatgatgatgatggcaaCAGCTAATTCAGCTGGCTGAACACCCATTTCGTCTCCATGGAAACCAAAAAGCTCTAGCCTTTTCTTGGCCTCGTTGCTCCGCAACTGTCAGGACAGGGATGAACTAAGCGTGTACACAAACAACTACGCACTAATGGCGAGTGTGGCTGTAGGCGAGTAGCTGATGGAGTAttagagcagagcagaggagctGTGGCCTGTAGGCCGGTAGCTCGCTAGCTAGAGTTAAGAGAGGATGATGAGGTGGGCATGGCAAGGGGAccaaaggaggaggaagacaaAAGGCGGTGATGGAGAAAGCAGAGGAGGATGTTGCTAGAACCCACTCCCGTCTGGTTAACTGTGAcggaaccgtcaaattaaaactcCAAATTAAATGTAATGAcagtcatttgaacacatcgggtgcATTagtttaatggtttaatttggcgatcctttctcaacccacggtccgatcaaaacaacaccggtagtcccacgcgaaggtgggcgcagatggtacaaacatGACAAATACTT
This genomic interval carries:
- the LOC120672795 gene encoding uncharacterized protein LOC120672795, whose amino-acid sequence is MESQRVVVVVEDAAAARAALQWAVGNFIRGGDSITLLHVCPPARSRRKRRRLRLGGFQLALAFKDLCNGIAEAKVEIVVTEGELGETVVATVNQLGATTLVVGLHDKSFLYRAPSPYTRVRSLGCRVLAVRQHATARDGFLNADLTQIETISLHVPPPKIPFPMFTLPLGVIWRRSKRRK